One stretch of Jiangella gansuensis DSM 44835 DNA includes these proteins:
- a CDS encoding ATP-dependent helicase yields the protein MNSPVVTPQELARRLGQPDPTPEQAAAIAAPLEPGVVVAGAGSGKTETMASRVLWLVAAGLVRPEQVLGLTFTRKAARELAARIRRRLSQLAARGLVAADVLDGEPTVLTYDAYAGRIVAEHALRLGREPGARLITEAVAWQYAQRVVSSYDGDMEAVGYAPSTVVQKVLDLHGELAGHLVTPERVREFTAGLRARVESLPKAKAQRTKDHMYADVAKGLAVQDARVALLPVVEEFRARKRDDEVLDFADQAELAATLAAGFPEVGEAERASYRVVLLDEYQDTSHAQLVLLRSLFGGGHPVTAVGDPCQSIYGWRGASAGTLTSFRREFRPGGDDAAPARLDSLTTSFRNGAEVLQVANRLSQPLRAEGLDVPELTAFPGLPPSTVVASLHLTADDEAADVARRARAFWDASGEGRTVAVLVRTRSQIPRLEAALRAVDLPVEVVGVGGLLATAEVGDVVATLRVVNDPSRGDALMRLLTGSRWRIGPRDLDALARWARRLGRPGDQPPGGGSAGVPDRRAPQSAGPDGAAGASGAGASGAGPAGPDLVVLDEVDELSIVDALDALPQGGDWFSPEGDRRLRALSAELRELRTRTGQALTELVHDVQRTLGLDVELAARRGPGGRANLERFLDVAAEFEANGQSHGLSGFLAYLDAAETAERGLAPGEVEVSGDRVQVLTVHGAKGLEWDAVFVTGLVDKVFPSGGERQRAWLGDPGELPYALRGDAGALPPLDLDGAADQVGARDAVDRFYGDAAAAARLEERRLAYVAVTRARSLLVCSGYRWDDATRPRELSPFLHEIRAACEAGAGEVGVWVDAPDDDDVNPLTQDVPELRWPFDPLGERRTLLEAGAALVREAQAAVDGVLFDPEEPVTEWDAEIDRLLAERERYGSYRPVEVPLPAHLSVSQLVALRENPDELARSLRRPVPRAPAPLARRGTLFHTWLESRWGAPRLVDVDELPGSADDGGAPDRELAALQEAFLASDWAARTPVEVEAPFELLVAGVLLRGRVDAVFTTDGGGIEVVDWKTGRPAVGEADAAARTVQLAAYRLAFARLYDLPLERVGAAFHHVRDNLTVRPADLLDEADLHNVISALPASTDSPRK from the coding sequence ATGAATTCCCCGGTCGTCACGCCGCAGGAGCTGGCCCGGCGGCTCGGTCAGCCGGATCCGACCCCGGAGCAGGCCGCAGCCATCGCCGCCCCGCTGGAGCCGGGCGTCGTGGTCGCCGGGGCAGGTTCCGGCAAGACCGAGACGATGGCCTCCCGGGTGCTGTGGCTGGTGGCGGCCGGGCTGGTGCGTCCGGAGCAGGTGCTCGGCCTCACGTTCACCCGCAAGGCCGCCCGCGAACTGGCCGCGCGCATCCGGCGGCGGTTGTCGCAGCTGGCCGCGCGGGGTCTGGTCGCCGCCGACGTCCTCGACGGCGAACCGACGGTGCTCACCTACGACGCGTACGCCGGGCGCATCGTCGCCGAGCACGCGTTGCGGTTGGGCCGCGAACCCGGCGCCCGGCTCATCACCGAGGCCGTGGCCTGGCAGTACGCCCAGCGGGTGGTGTCGTCGTACGACGGCGACATGGAGGCCGTCGGGTACGCGCCGTCCACCGTCGTGCAGAAGGTGCTGGACCTGCACGGCGAGTTGGCCGGCCACCTCGTGACCCCGGAGCGGGTGCGCGAGTTCACCGCCGGCCTGCGCGCCCGGGTCGAGTCGTTGCCGAAGGCCAAGGCGCAGCGCACCAAGGACCACATGTACGCCGACGTCGCGAAGGGCCTGGCGGTCCAGGACGCCCGGGTGGCGCTGCTGCCCGTCGTCGAGGAGTTCCGGGCCCGCAAACGCGACGACGAAGTCCTCGACTTCGCCGACCAGGCCGAGCTGGCCGCCACCCTCGCCGCAGGTTTCCCGGAAGTCGGCGAGGCCGAACGGGCGAGCTACCGGGTGGTGCTGCTCGACGAGTACCAGGACACCAGCCACGCCCAGCTGGTGCTGCTGCGCTCGCTGTTCGGCGGTGGGCATCCGGTGACGGCGGTCGGCGACCCGTGTCAGTCCATCTACGGCTGGCGGGGCGCGAGCGCCGGCACGCTGACGTCGTTCCGCCGCGAGTTCCGGCCCGGGGGCGACGACGCCGCGCCGGCCCGGCTCGACTCGCTCACCACCAGTTTCCGCAACGGTGCCGAGGTCCTCCAGGTGGCGAACCGGCTGTCGCAGCCCCTGCGCGCCGAAGGTCTCGACGTCCCGGAGCTCACCGCCTTCCCGGGGCTGCCGCCCAGCACCGTCGTCGCGTCGCTGCACCTGACCGCCGACGACGAAGCCGCCGACGTCGCCCGCCGGGCGCGCGCCTTCTGGGATGCCTCCGGCGAGGGCCGGACGGTCGCCGTGCTGGTCCGCACCCGCAGCCAGATCCCGCGCCTGGAGGCGGCGCTGCGTGCGGTGGACCTCCCGGTCGAGGTTGTCGGCGTCGGCGGGCTGCTCGCCACGGCCGAGGTCGGTGACGTCGTCGCCACGCTGCGGGTGGTCAACGATCCCTCTCGCGGCGACGCGCTGATGCGCCTGCTGACCGGATCTCGGTGGCGCATCGGGCCGCGAGACCTCGACGCACTGGCGCGGTGGGCCCGTCGGCTCGGGCGACCGGGGGATCAACCGCCAGGCGGGGGCTCGGCAGGTGTCCCGGACCGGAGAGCGCCGCAGAGCGCCGGCCCGGACGGTGCTGCGGGCGCGAGTGGCGCGGGCGCGAGTGGCGCCGGCCCGGCCGGCCCGGACCTCGTCGTCCTGGACGAGGTCGACGAACTGAGCATCGTCGACGCGCTCGACGCGCTCCCGCAGGGCGGCGACTGGTTCTCCCCGGAGGGCGACCGCCGGTTGCGGGCGCTGTCCGCGGAGTTGCGGGAGCTGCGCACGCGGACCGGTCAGGCACTGACCGAGCTGGTCCACGACGTACAGCGCACTCTCGGGCTCGACGTCGAACTGGCCGCCCGGCGCGGCCCGGGCGGACGGGCCAACCTCGAGCGCTTTCTCGACGTCGCCGCGGAGTTCGAGGCCAACGGGCAGTCGCACGGCTTGTCGGGCTTCCTGGCGTACCTGGACGCCGCCGAGACCGCCGAACGCGGTCTGGCCCCGGGTGAGGTCGAGGTGTCCGGCGACCGCGTCCAGGTGCTGACGGTGCACGGCGCCAAGGGCTTGGAGTGGGACGCGGTGTTCGTGACGGGCCTGGTCGACAAGGTCTTCCCGTCCGGTGGTGAGCGGCAGCGGGCGTGGCTGGGGGACCCCGGCGAGTTGCCGTACGCGCTGCGCGGCGATGCCGGCGCGCTGCCGCCGCTCGATCTGGACGGGGCCGCGGACCAGGTGGGTGCCCGCGATGCCGTCGACCGCTTCTACGGGGACGCGGCGGCGGCCGCCCGGCTCGAGGAACGCCGGCTGGCCTATGTCGCGGTCACCCGGGCCCGCTCGCTGCTCGTGTGCAGCGGCTACCGCTGGGACGACGCCACCCGGCCGCGGGAACTCTCGCCGTTCCTGCACGAGATCCGCGCCGCCTGCGAGGCCGGCGCGGGAGAGGTCGGCGTGTGGGTCGATGCTCCGGACGATGACGACGTCAACCCGCTCACGCAGGACGTGCCGGAACTGCGCTGGCCCTTCGATCCGCTCGGCGAACGCCGCACCCTGCTGGAGGCCGGCGCCGCGTTGGTCCGTGAGGCACAGGCTGCCGTCGACGGCGTGCTGTTCGACCCCGAGGAGCCGGTCACCGAGTGGGACGCCGAGATCGACCGGCTGCTCGCCGAGCGCGAGCGGTACGGCTCGTACCGGCCGGTGGAGGTGCCGCTTCCCGCGCATCTGTCGGTGTCGCAGCTGGTGGCGCTGCGTGAGAACCCGGACGAGCTGGCGCGGTCGCTGCGCAGGCCGGTGCCGCGGGCGCCCGCTCCGCTGGCTCGCCGGGGCACTCTGTTCCACACGTGGCTGGAGTCGCGATGGGGGGCGCCCCGGCTGGTGGACGTCGACGAGCTGCCCGGCTCCGCCGACGACGGCGGGGCGCCGGACCGTGAGCTGGCGGCGCTGCAGGAGGCGTTCCTCGCGTCCGACTGGGCCGCTCGCACACCGGTCGAGGTGGAGGCGCCGTTCGAGCTGCTCGTGGCGGGGGTCCTGCTGCGCGGCCGGGTTGATGCGGTGTTCACCACGGACGGCGGCGGCATCGAGGTCGTGGACTGGAAGACCGGCCGGCCGGCGGTCGGGGAGGCCGACGCCGCGGCGCGGACCGTGCAGCTCGCCGCATACCGGCTGGCGTTCGCGCGCCTGTACGACCTGCCGTTGGAGCGGGTCGGTGCGGCGTTCCACCACGTGCGCGACAACCTCACCGTGCGGCCCGCGGACCTCCTCGACGAGGCCGATCTGCACAACGTCATCTCCGCGTTGCCGGCCTCGACCGACTCTCCCCGGAAATGA
- a CDS encoding ATP-dependent helicase, whose protein sequence is MRLVHTARPASQPVRLDDSQRRAVEHRGGPLLVLAGPGTGKTTTLVEAVAHRIEHDGLDPQQVLVLTFSRRAAAELRERIARRLGRTIREPLARTFHSYAFGLLRREAVERGEPTPRLLGGAEQDVLIRELLRGDVEELGAGYWPDRLRPALLTRGFAAELRDFLMRAVERGIGVDDLAALGRAHGRDDWTAAARFFQQYGGVTAFRDPPTYDQAELVRAAAGLLRDEPALLARERQARAFVVVDEYQDSDPAQEELLRLLSGGGRELLVVGDPDQSIYGFRGAEPEGIRRFTDRFLTADGSPGTVLALTVSRRSGPGLLTASRRVAVRLGGPRAHRDLRSAAPGAEPEAGDARADRATVHLLPSASQEAAFIAGRLRAAHLLDDVPWESMAVLVRGAGAIPVLRRALAGAGVPVSVRLDDVPLVDQPPVRALLTVLELATGLRELDVETALELVTGPLGGADALAVRRLRQELRAHELTSGGGRASGELLVEAITDPSVLEFLDDRAVEPAARVSGLIAAARTAAEAEDATAENVLWAVWSRSGLETRWSRAALSGGRSAPAADADLDAVVALFDAVARYVDRMPGARPEGFVEHLRDQQLPADTYRPTTSASATVSILTAHASKGLEWDVVAVAGVQEGVWPDLRERGSLLGTESLVDVVAQRDGSAITRASARLAEERRLFYVAVTRARTRLYITAVSDEESQPSRFLDDVDPLPAGAEPEREVQRPGRGLNLPAVVAELRGVVCDPTQPEQRRRGAAHQLARLAAAGVPQAGPDDWYGMRELSVPEPLGQPDQPVRVSPSKVEEFNRCELRWLLKACGATDSDLRRAGVGSLVHDLAERAATEGWSDDKLLTELDNSWPSIDAGEGWVAAREYTRVRDMVQRLGRWLRANPRTLVGAELGFDVRIGSARLVGRVDRLDADTDGRLVVVDYKTGVSAPSTAEVAEHAQLATYQLAVEHGAFDDTTGGERRSGGAGLVQLGKPSRGEAREQVQPPLGEAEQPGWAHDMLERTAEGMRQPTFRAEKGGWCGFCPARPSCPVWPEGEQVVP, encoded by the coding sequence GTGCGGCTGGTCCACACTGCTCGGCCCGCGTCCCAGCCGGTCCGTCTCGACGACTCGCAGCGGCGCGCGGTCGAGCACCGCGGTGGTCCGCTGCTGGTGCTGGCCGGCCCGGGTACCGGCAAGACGACCACTCTGGTCGAGGCGGTGGCGCACCGCATCGAGCACGACGGCCTCGACCCGCAGCAGGTGCTGGTCCTGACGTTCAGCCGGCGGGCCGCGGCCGAGCTGCGCGAACGCATCGCCCGGCGGCTGGGCCGCACCATCCGCGAGCCGCTGGCGCGCACCTTCCACTCCTATGCGTTCGGGCTGCTGCGACGGGAAGCGGTCGAGCGCGGCGAGCCGACACCGCGCCTGCTGGGCGGGGCCGAGCAGGACGTCCTCATCCGTGAACTGCTGCGCGGCGACGTCGAGGAGCTCGGCGCCGGCTACTGGCCCGACCGGCTCCGTCCGGCGCTGCTGACGCGGGGCTTCGCGGCGGAGCTACGCGACTTCCTGATGCGGGCGGTCGAGCGCGGCATCGGCGTCGACGACCTCGCCGCCCTGGGCCGCGCTCACGGCCGCGACGACTGGACGGCCGCCGCGCGGTTCTTCCAGCAGTACGGCGGTGTCACCGCGTTCCGCGATCCGCCCACGTACGACCAAGCCGAGCTGGTCCGGGCCGCCGCCGGGCTGCTGCGCGACGAACCGGCGCTCCTGGCCCGCGAACGGCAGGCCCGGGCGTTCGTCGTCGTCGACGAGTACCAGGACTCCGATCCGGCGCAGGAGGAGCTGTTGCGGCTGCTGTCCGGCGGCGGCCGCGAGCTGCTCGTCGTCGGCGACCCCGACCAGTCCATCTACGGGTTCCGGGGCGCGGAGCCCGAGGGCATCCGGCGCTTCACCGACCGCTTCCTCACCGCGGACGGCTCGCCGGGGACGGTGCTGGCGCTGACGGTGTCCAGGCGTTCCGGGCCGGGGCTGCTCACCGCGTCGCGGCGGGTGGCAGTTCGGTTGGGCGGTCCGCGGGCGCACCGCGACCTGCGCTCGGCCGCACCGGGCGCCGAGCCGGAGGCCGGTGACGCCCGCGCCGACCGGGCGACGGTGCATCTGCTGCCCAGCGCCAGCCAGGAGGCAGCGTTCATCGCCGGCCGGCTGCGCGCGGCGCACCTGCTCGACGACGTGCCGTGGGAGTCCATGGCAGTGTTGGTGCGCGGCGCCGGCGCCATCCCGGTGCTGCGCCGCGCCCTGGCCGGTGCGGGGGTGCCGGTCAGTGTCCGGCTCGACGACGTGCCGCTGGTCGACCAACCACCGGTCCGAGCGCTGCTGACGGTGCTCGAGCTGGCCACCGGCCTGCGCGAGCTCGACGTCGAGACAGCTCTCGAGCTCGTCACCGGTCCGCTCGGCGGGGCCGACGCGCTGGCCGTCCGGCGGCTGCGGCAGGAGCTGCGCGCACACGAGCTCACCTCCGGCGGCGGAAGGGCCTCTGGCGAGTTGCTGGTCGAGGCCATCACGGACCCGTCCGTGCTGGAGTTCCTCGACGACCGCGCGGTCGAGCCGGCGGCCCGGGTGTCCGGTCTCATCGCGGCCGCGCGCACCGCCGCCGAGGCCGAGGACGCCACCGCCGAGAACGTCCTGTGGGCGGTGTGGAGCCGGTCCGGGCTGGAGACGCGCTGGTCGCGGGCGGCGCTGAGCGGCGGACGGTCCGCTCCGGCCGCCGATGCCGACCTCGACGCCGTCGTCGCCCTGTTCGACGCCGTCGCCCGCTACGTCGACCGGATGCCCGGCGCCCGCCCGGAAGGGTTCGTCGAGCACCTGCGCGACCAGCAGCTCCCAGCCGACACCTACCGGCCCACGACGTCCGCGTCGGCCACCGTCAGCATCCTCACCGCGCACGCCTCCAAGGGCTTGGAGTGGGACGTCGTCGCCGTCGCCGGAGTGCAGGAGGGTGTCTGGCCAGACCTGCGCGAACGGGGCAGCCTGCTGGGCACCGAGTCGCTGGTCGACGTCGTCGCCCAGCGCGACGGCTCCGCCATCACCCGGGCCAGTGCCCGGCTCGCCGAGGAGCGGCGGCTGTTCTACGTGGCGGTCACCCGCGCGCGGACACGCCTCTACATCACGGCCGTCTCCGACGAGGAGTCCCAGCCGTCCCGCTTTCTCGACGACGTCGACCCGCTCCCGGCCGGTGCCGAACCCGAGCGCGAGGTGCAGCGTCCCGGCCGCGGGCTCAACCTCCCCGCCGTCGTCGCCGAGCTGCGTGGCGTCGTCTGCGACCCCACCCAGCCCGAACAGCGCCGCCGTGGCGCCGCACACCAGCTGGCCCGGCTGGCCGCGGCCGGGGTGCCACAAGCCGGCCCGGACGACTGGTACGGCATGCGCGAGCTGTCCGTGCCCGAACCGCTGGGGCAGCCGGACCAGCCGGTGCGGGTCTCCCCGTCGAAGGTCGAGGAGTTCAACCGCTGTGAGCTGCGCTGGCTGCTCAAGGCCTGCGGTGCCACCGACTCCGACCTGCGTCGCGCCGGCGTCGGTTCGCTGGTGCACGACCTGGCCGAGCGGGCCGCCACCGAGGGGTGGTCCGACGACAAACTGCTCACCGAGCTGGACAACTCCTGGCCATCCATCGACGCCGGCGAGGGCTGGGTGGCCGCACGCGAGTACACCCGGGTCCGTGACATGGTGCAGCGGCTGGGGCGCTGGCTGCGGGCCAACCCGCGCACCCTGGTCGGCGCCGAGCTCGGCTTCGACGTGCGCATCGGGTCCGCCCGGTTGGTCGGGCGGGTCGACCGGCTCGACGCCGACACCGACGGCCGGCTCGTCGTCGTCGACTACAAGACCGGCGTCAGCGCGCCCAGCACTGCCGAGGTTGCCGAGCACGCCCAGCTGGCCACCTACCAGCTCGCGGTCGAACACGGCGCCTTCGACGACACCACCGGCGGCGAGCGGCGCAGCGGGGGAGCCGGCCTGGTCCAGCTCGGCAAGCCGTCCCGGGGCGAGGCCCGCGAGCAGGTGCAGCCACCGCTCGGCGAGGCCGAGCAGCCGGGCTGGGCGCACGACATGCTCGAACGCACCGCCGAGGGCATGCGGCAGCCGACGTTCCGGGCCGAGAAGGGCGGCTGGTGTGGCTTCTGCCCGGCCCGGCCGTCCTGCCCGGTGTGGCCCGAGGGCGAGCAGGTGGTCCCATGA
- the deoD gene encoding purine-nucleoside phosphorylase, whose protein sequence is MSTHISAAQGEIAETVLLPGDPLRAEWIATTYLDDVTCYSKVRNMLGFTGTYKGQRVSVQGTGMGQPSMSIYVHELLAEYGARTLVRVGSCGGLLDRVAIRDLVVGISAATDSSMNALRFEGFHYAPTADFSLVRAYVERAEAAGARYHVGQLFSTDSFYHARPELRDRLTEYGVLAVEMEAAALYTLAAKFDARAVAVCTVSDNLVTGEETSADERERTFADMVELALDAVTA, encoded by the coding sequence GTGAGCACCCACATTTCTGCCGCTCAGGGCGAGATCGCCGAGACCGTCCTGTTGCCGGGCGACCCACTCCGCGCCGAGTGGATCGCGACCACCTACCTCGACGACGTCACCTGCTACAGCAAGGTCCGCAACATGCTGGGCTTCACCGGGACGTACAAGGGCCAGCGGGTGTCGGTCCAGGGCACCGGGATGGGCCAACCGTCGATGTCCATCTACGTCCACGAGCTGCTTGCCGAGTACGGCGCCCGCACGCTCGTGCGGGTGGGCTCGTGCGGCGGGCTGCTCGACCGGGTGGCCATCCGCGACCTCGTCGTCGGAATCTCCGCGGCGACCGACTCGTCCATGAACGCGCTGCGGTTCGAGGGCTTCCACTACGCCCCGACGGCCGACTTCTCGCTGGTGCGCGCGTACGTGGAGCGGGCCGAGGCGGCCGGCGCCCGCTACCACGTCGGGCAGCTGTTCAGCACCGATTCCTTCTACCACGCCCGTCCCGAGCTGCGGGACCGCCTGACGGAGTACGGCGTGCTGGCCGTCGAGATGGAGGCAGCGGCGCTCTACACGCTGGCCGCGAAGTTCGACGCCCGCGCCGTCGCCGTATGCACGGTCAGCGACAACCTGGTCACCGGCGAGGAGACGTCCGCGGACGAGCGGGAGCGCACCTTCGCCGACATGGTGGAGCTGGCCCTGGACGCCGTCACGGCGTGA
- a CDS encoding DUF222 domain-containing protein: MIAPADQPGAAWRALPPGTVLNAVIETLDLGALPRRELVDAVRAAQRQVAHLDALRARVVAELARRADPPGGPATAATVAAALSLETDEAEELVGLAVELVQSLPATVTALDEGRITAEKARIIATHTRRLAPSTRATVEAVALARAPELTEAQLRTWLHDAMSCGQGHCASS; this comes from the coding sequence ATGATCGCCCCCGCAGATCAACCCGGTGCGGCCTGGCGCGCGCTACCGCCCGGCACGGTCCTCAACGCCGTCATCGAGACCCTCGACCTGGGCGCGCTACCCCGGCGCGAACTCGTCGACGCGGTCCGGGCGGCGCAGCGGCAGGTGGCCCACCTCGACGCCCTGCGCGCCCGGGTCGTCGCCGAGCTGGCCCGCCGGGCCGATCCACCCGGTGGTCCGGCCACGGCCGCCACCGTCGCCGCGGCCCTGTCACTCGAGACGGACGAGGCGGAAGAGCTGGTCGGCCTCGCCGTCGAACTGGTGCAAAGCCTGCCGGCCACGGTGACCGCGCTCGACGAAGGGCGCATCACGGCCGAGAAGGCTCGCATCATCGCCACCCACACCCGCCGGCTCGCGCCGTCCACCCGCGCCACGGTCGAGGCAGTGGCGCTGGCCCGGGCGCCGGAGCTCACCGAGGCCCAGCTGCGGACCTGGCTGCACGACGCCATGTCCTGCGGCCAGGGCCACTGCGCCTCGTCGTAG
- a CDS encoding NUDIX hydrolase, whose translation MTPALQPLRRIAAYAVCLDQAGRVLLIRESMRSGTPGVWTLPGGSVLHGEHPRDAVVREAAAESGLLLRAVAPIDVVADTRARPHRQITLHTDRILFEAEVISGEPEPLSPMVDEVGWVSLEEAATLQLRPFASQVLKLPLSTVDLPPEEMPELPGFHIQQAPDGRHTVQRFAAYGLVRDPRGRILLTQVAAGYPDAGCWHLPGGGTDFGEQPAQALLRELHEETGQLGRVRRLLGVASHREPEQVGPEGFAIDWHGVRPYYEVVVDEPAEVRLADVGGSTVGSRWFDPADVRTLPLTAVTSEALRAIA comes from the coding sequence GTGACCCCCGCGCTCCAGCCCCTACGCCGCATCGCCGCGTATGCCGTCTGCCTGGACCAGGCAGGGCGTGTGCTGCTCATCCGCGAGTCGATGCGATCCGGCACCCCGGGCGTGTGGACGCTGCCGGGCGGCAGTGTCCTGCACGGTGAGCACCCGCGGGACGCCGTGGTGCGCGAGGCGGCCGCCGAGTCCGGCCTCCTGCTCCGGGCCGTCGCGCCCATCGACGTCGTGGCGGACACGCGGGCCCGGCCGCACCGCCAGATCACCCTGCACACCGATCGCATCCTGTTCGAGGCCGAGGTCATCAGCGGCGAGCCGGAGCCGTTGTCGCCAATGGTCGACGAGGTCGGCTGGGTGAGCCTCGAGGAGGCCGCCACGCTGCAGTTGCGGCCGTTCGCGTCGCAGGTGCTCAAGCTGCCGTTGTCCACGGTGGACCTGCCGCCGGAGGAGATGCCGGAGCTGCCGGGTTTCCACATCCAGCAAGCGCCCGACGGCCGGCACACCGTGCAGCGCTTCGCCGCCTATGGGCTGGTACGTGACCCGCGCGGCCGGATCCTGCTGACCCAGGTGGCCGCCGGCTACCCGGACGCCGGGTGCTGGCATCTGCCCGGCGGCGGCACGGACTTCGGCGAGCAGCCGGCCCAGGCACTGCTGCGTGAGCTGCACGAGGAGACCGGCCAGTTGGGCCGGGTGCGGCGGCTGCTGGGCGTGGCCAGCCACCGTGAGCCGGAGCAGGTGGGCCCGGAGGGCTTCGCCATCGACTGGCACGGCGTACGGCCCTACTACGAGGTGGTGGTGGACGAGCCGGCCGAGGTGAGACTGGCCGACGTGGGCGGCTCGACGGTGGGGTCGCGGTGGTTCGACCCCGCGGACGTGCGCACGTTGCCGCTGACGGCGGTGACCAGCGAGGCGCTGCGCGCGATCGCGTGA
- a CDS encoding endonuclease/exonuclease/phosphatase family protein: MSRRPAWLTLTALLSALVAVVVVWPQALGLAGRFGPAQVVAMRGLGVAVGGALLLVLVVAAVVVARARPYVVTVAVVAGLATAFSAGVVLWRGLGGPDAEETGGGMRVLAFNTLHDGVAAADLAALVTSTGADIVVLTETSQATTHKVAALAGGGFQVFHHQVDAGVTSATGLLVAGSVGQYGTPQPDPGSGLGTFTVRSPTPGAPPITAVHAYPPTRQTMDAWRADTSEAVRRCRDLDGAIAAGDFNATLDHPVLRSLGPCVDAATQRGAGSVGTWPAGWPAWAGAPIDHVLADGRTWDVTGFSVLDPVGGSDHRPVVAVLRRAS; the protein is encoded by the coding sequence GTGAGCCGCCGCCCGGCGTGGCTGACGCTGACCGCGCTGCTTTCAGCGCTGGTCGCAGTGGTCGTGGTGTGGCCGCAGGCGCTCGGCCTGGCCGGTCGCTTCGGCCCTGCCCAGGTGGTGGCGATGCGCGGGTTGGGCGTCGCCGTCGGCGGAGCGCTGCTGCTCGTGCTGGTGGTGGCGGCCGTCGTCGTCGCGCGGGCCCGGCCGTACGTCGTCACCGTCGCCGTCGTGGCGGGGCTGGCGACGGCGTTCTCGGCCGGCGTGGTCCTGTGGCGCGGCCTGGGCGGGCCGGACGCCGAAGAGACGGGTGGCGGCATGCGGGTGCTGGCTTTCAACACCCTGCACGACGGTGTCGCGGCCGCCGACCTCGCGGCCCTGGTGACGTCCACCGGCGCGGACATCGTGGTGCTGACCGAGACCTCACAGGCGACGACGCACAAGGTGGCGGCACTGGCCGGCGGGGGCTTCCAGGTGTTCCACCACCAGGTCGACGCCGGCGTCACCTCCGCCACCGGGCTGCTTGTTGCGGGCTCCGTCGGCCAGTACGGGACACCGCAACCGGACCCCGGCAGCGGGCTCGGCACGTTCACGGTCCGCTCGCCGACGCCCGGGGCACCGCCGATCACCGCCGTCCATGCGTACCCGCCGACGCGCCAGACCATGGACGCCTGGCGCGCGGACACCTCCGAGGCAGTGCGCCGGTGCCGGGACCTGGACGGGGCCATCGCCGCCGGGGACTTCAACGCGACACTCGACCACCCGGTCCTGCGGTCCCTGGGGCCGTGCGTCGACGCGGCCACGCAGCGCGGCGCCGGCTCCGTCGGAACCTGGCCGGCCGGCTGGCCGGCCTGGGCGGGGGCGCCCATCGACCACGTGCTCGCCGACGGGCGCACCTGGGACGTGACGGGGTTCTCGGTGCTCGACCCCGTCGGCGGCAGCGATCACCGGCCGGTCGTGGCCGTTCTCCGCAGAGCTTCTTGA